From a region of the Corvus cornix cornix isolate S_Up_H32 chromosome 2, ASM73873v5, whole genome shotgun sequence genome:
- the STAM gene encoding signal transducing adapter molecule 1 isoform X2, with amino-acid sequence MAEKIETFIATLSVWGPKDCLRSIMKRVNHKDPHVAMQALTLLGACVSNCGKIFHLEVCSRDFASEVSNVLNKGHPKVCEKLKALMVEWTDEFKNDPQLSLISAMIKNLKEQGVTFPAIGSQAAEQAKASPALVAKDPGTVATKKEEEDLAKAIELSLKEQRQQQTTLSSLYPSTSSLLTNHKHEGRKVRAIYDFEAAEDNELTFKAGELITILDDSDPNWWKGETHQGIGLFPSNFVTADLSAEPEMMKAEKKTVQFSDEVQVETIEPEPEPVYIDEDKMDQLLQMLQSADPSDDQPDLPELLHLEAMCHQMGPLIDEKLEDIDRKHSELSELNVKAMEALSLYNKLMNEDPMYSMYAKLQNQQYYMQSSGVSGSQVYPGQTQGNAYLVAGSAQMGHIQGYNLPPEQLPSLSQGTVTPSASSVLPGQPAQTSYTNAMVGSVAGSTYSNQASVYSPPPGTVDVAAYQNAGTNMSQVPNYNLAPTALPQTAGSQQAPPQQPQPPPPQQPQHSYSQKALL; translated from the exons ATGGCTGAGAAAATAGAAACGTTCATTGCAACACTCTCTGTTTGGGG GCCTAAAGACTGCCTCCGCTCTATTATGAAGAGAGTGAACCATAAAGATCCCCACGTTGCTATGCAAGCGTTAACA CTTCTAGGAGCATGTGTATCAAACTGTGGCAAAATCTTTCATTTAGAAGTCTGTTCAAGAGATTTTGCCAGTGAAGTAAGCAATGTGTTGAATAAG GGTCATCCAAAAGTCTGTGAAAAGCTGAAAGCCCTTATGGTGGAATGGACTGATGAATTCAAGAATGACCCACAGCTCAGTTTAATATCTGCTATGATAAAAAATCTTAAGGAGCAAGGAGTTACTTTCCCAGCTATTGGTTCACAG GCTGCTGAACAGGCAAAAGCAAGTCCAGCTCTGGTTGCCAAAGATCCTGGTACAGTAGCCAccaaaaaggaagaggaggatttAGCTAAAG CTATTGAGCTGTCACTAAAAGAACAAAGGCAACAGCAAACAACACTTTCCAGTTTGTATCCAAGCACCTCAAGCCTTTTAACAAACCACAAACACGAGGGCCGAAAGGTTCGTGCAATCTACGATTTTGAGGCTGCTGAAGATAACGAACTAACTTTTAAAGCTGGAGAACTTATAACTATCCTTGATGACAG tgATCCAAATTGGTGGAAAGGTGAAACTCATCAGGGTATAGGATTATTCCCATCTAATTTTGTAACAGCTGATCTTTCTGCTGAGCCTGAAATGA TGAAAGCTGAGAAGAAAACTGTGCAGTTCAGTGATGAAGTTCAAGTAGAGACAATAGAACCTGAGCCAGAACCAGTTTATATTGATGAA GATAAAATGGACCAACTCTTGCAGATGTTACAAAGTGCTGATCCATCTGATGACCAGCCAGACCTCCCAGAATTGCTTCATCTTGAGG CAATGTGCCACCAGATGGGACCTCTCATAGATGAAAAATTGGAGGATATagacag gAAACATTCAGAACTTTCAGAGCTCAATGTTAAAGCAATGGAGGCTCTTTCTTTGTATAACAAATTGATGAATGAGGACCCAATGTATTCCATGTACGCAAAACTACAAAACCAGCAGTATTACATGCAGTCATCTGGTGTTTCTGGCTCTCAG GTTTATCCGGGGCAAACTCAAGGTAATGCGTATCTGGTGGCAGGGAGTGCACAGATGGGCCATATTCAAGGTTACAATcttcctccagagcagctcccttcTCTCAGCCAAGGCACAGTTACTCCATCTGCCAGCTCAGTACTGCCTGGTCAGCCTGCACAGACGTCTTacacaaa tgcaatgGTTGGTTCTGTTGCTGGAAGTACCTACTCTAACCAGGCTTCAGTGTATAGTCCACCACCTGGTACTGTTGATGTTGCTGCTTATCAGAATGCTGGAACTAATATGTCCCAGGTGCCAAACTATAACTTAGCACCTACAGCTCTGCCACAGACAGCAGGCAGTCAGCAAGCACCTCCACAACAGCCACAGCCTCCACCACCTCAACAACCACAGCATAGTTACTCACAGAAGGCTCTGCTATAG
- the STAM gene encoding signal transducing adapter molecule 1 isoform X1, with protein sequence MPLFATNPFDQDVEKATSEMNTAEDWGLILDICDKVGQSRTGPKDCLRSIMKRVNHKDPHVAMQALTLLGACVSNCGKIFHLEVCSRDFASEVSNVLNKGHPKVCEKLKALMVEWTDEFKNDPQLSLISAMIKNLKEQGVTFPAIGSQAAEQAKASPALVAKDPGTVATKKEEEDLAKAIELSLKEQRQQQTTLSSLYPSTSSLLTNHKHEGRKVRAIYDFEAAEDNELTFKAGELITILDDSDPNWWKGETHQGIGLFPSNFVTADLSAEPEMMKAEKKTVQFSDEVQVETIEPEPEPVYIDEDKMDQLLQMLQSADPSDDQPDLPELLHLEAMCHQMGPLIDEKLEDIDRKHSELSELNVKAMEALSLYNKLMNEDPMYSMYAKLQNQQYYMQSSGVSGSQVYPGQTQGNAYLVAGSAQMGHIQGYNLPPEQLPSLSQGTVTPSASSVLPGQPAQTSYTNAMVGSVAGSTYSNQASVYSPPPGTVDVAAYQNAGTNMSQVPNYNLAPTALPQTAGSQQAPPQQPQPPPPQQPQHSYSQKALL encoded by the exons GCCTAAAGACTGCCTCCGCTCTATTATGAAGAGAGTGAACCATAAAGATCCCCACGTTGCTATGCAAGCGTTAACA CTTCTAGGAGCATGTGTATCAAACTGTGGCAAAATCTTTCATTTAGAAGTCTGTTCAAGAGATTTTGCCAGTGAAGTAAGCAATGTGTTGAATAAG GGTCATCCAAAAGTCTGTGAAAAGCTGAAAGCCCTTATGGTGGAATGGACTGATGAATTCAAGAATGACCCACAGCTCAGTTTAATATCTGCTATGATAAAAAATCTTAAGGAGCAAGGAGTTACTTTCCCAGCTATTGGTTCACAG GCTGCTGAACAGGCAAAAGCAAGTCCAGCTCTGGTTGCCAAAGATCCTGGTACAGTAGCCAccaaaaaggaagaggaggatttAGCTAAAG CTATTGAGCTGTCACTAAAAGAACAAAGGCAACAGCAAACAACACTTTCCAGTTTGTATCCAAGCACCTCAAGCCTTTTAACAAACCACAAACACGAGGGCCGAAAGGTTCGTGCAATCTACGATTTTGAGGCTGCTGAAGATAACGAACTAACTTTTAAAGCTGGAGAACTTATAACTATCCTTGATGACAG tgATCCAAATTGGTGGAAAGGTGAAACTCATCAGGGTATAGGATTATTCCCATCTAATTTTGTAACAGCTGATCTTTCTGCTGAGCCTGAAATGA TGAAAGCTGAGAAGAAAACTGTGCAGTTCAGTGATGAAGTTCAAGTAGAGACAATAGAACCTGAGCCAGAACCAGTTTATATTGATGAA GATAAAATGGACCAACTCTTGCAGATGTTACAAAGTGCTGATCCATCTGATGACCAGCCAGACCTCCCAGAATTGCTTCATCTTGAGG CAATGTGCCACCAGATGGGACCTCTCATAGATGAAAAATTGGAGGATATagacag gAAACATTCAGAACTTTCAGAGCTCAATGTTAAAGCAATGGAGGCTCTTTCTTTGTATAACAAATTGATGAATGAGGACCCAATGTATTCCATGTACGCAAAACTACAAAACCAGCAGTATTACATGCAGTCATCTGGTGTTTCTGGCTCTCAG GTTTATCCGGGGCAAACTCAAGGTAATGCGTATCTGGTGGCAGGGAGTGCACAGATGGGCCATATTCAAGGTTACAATcttcctccagagcagctcccttcTCTCAGCCAAGGCACAGTTACTCCATCTGCCAGCTCAGTACTGCCTGGTCAGCCTGCACAGACGTCTTacacaaa tgcaatgGTTGGTTCTGTTGCTGGAAGTACCTACTCTAACCAGGCTTCAGTGTATAGTCCACCACCTGGTACTGTTGATGTTGCTGCTTATCAGAATGCTGGAACTAATATGTCCCAGGTGCCAAACTATAACTTAGCACCTACAGCTCTGCCACAGACAGCAGGCAGTCAGCAAGCACCTCCACAACAGCCACAGCCTCCACCACCTCAACAACCACAGCATAGTTACTCACAGAAGGCTCTGCTATAG